In Oncorhynchus tshawytscha isolate Ot180627B linkage group LG08, Otsh_v2.0, whole genome shotgun sequence, the genomic window TCCTGGCATGACCTAAACGTATTTGCTCGTAATTTGAATATTGATTTTCATGTCAAAGGAAGGAATATTTGCTATTTGCTATAGTTCCATTTACACGCGCttttatacaggtcagtattttGCTCGCTTTATTCAAGGAGCATGACATAAATGTTACAGCAAAATTTATTGAAAGAAAGGCTAATTGTAGCTAATTTTGCATTGTTGAGGACATTGAACATGTAGATGGAATATAACACCACGAAttctaataataattataatgataataataataaaaacagacTGTTTGTTTTAGCTTTTGTTGGGACTGTAAGTAATGTCTCTGCTTTTGGTTGCTGTTTTATTATGCTAGTAAGATGACCAAATACATGTTTTCATATGTATTATTTAAGTAAGGAAAAACAAAATGATAAACGAAAGTAGAATAACTAAAGTATATAGCTACAAGGAGTAGATACTTTTATCACTTGACACGCTACAATATACACAACTCAGATATACAAAAATCAGCCACTATGAATacttataataattataatagttATTATTATGAACTATTATAACAATTATCAAATTCTTTGAACAAGTATCCTACTTTACTGTGTACATCAATAACATTACTAATAGTAAAAATACGGTTATCACTATTACTAATATATAACCTACTTTTACTATAGGCTAATAACGTCATTGTCATTACTGTAACGTTTTTTCGTTATCATGACTCTCCTATAGGCTTTTCAACCGGAATTGGTCGACAGTCAGTAAGGGCGTGCATGGCCTATAGATTTACCCGTTGACCTAGCTTAAGCCTGCATGCTGGGGAAATTCATAGTTTAGGATAAATATGAAATATGTTATGATATGATATAATGTTGGATGGATGTACACTTCGTAGGTGCACATTTAAGAGTGCAAAATAAATCTGATATTGCTATTTAGGCCTACCTTGTAAATACTAGATACAAACTGTAATTTCCGAGATATTTAGGAAATGACAGATGTGGTAAATTTGATATTGCAGTCATCGTGTCAGTGCTTTgtccttttatttaaccaggcaaggcaattaagaacacattcttatttacaatgacagcctacccaggACAAACCCTCCACTAGCCCGGAGGACGCAGGGCCatttgtgcaccgccctatgggactcccgattacggccggttgtgatacagcccgggatcgaacccaggaCTGTAGtgtcgcctctagcactgcgatgcagtgccttagactgctgcgccactcagtcCTTACTGCAGTGAAGTCTGGAGTTAAATCTCCGTCATTTTAAAACGACAACAAAATGTTCCTTGATGTAATGTCGAACAGAACACATCGTTTAATGCAGGAAAGCAGTACAGTCTTGTTGATTAGAACGCAAGCCTGTATATGTTGGATATCGTGGTCCAGGACTTGCATTGGATTTAAGAAAGACAGCAAGACAGCGTCTTCTGGTGGCGATGATGCAAAATAGAACTAAGTATTGAATGTCTTATCAGTGATTCTCATCATGTCAACTTTAGACAGTTTAGTCTAGTTTTTAATCACAATTTTGAAAAACATGGTCGCATCTATTtcaaagtttgtattttcttgtTGCATTGCATTGAGCCATCCATCACGCGTACTGTTGAATGGAAATAATATAATATCACAAAGGAAACAAGGCTGAATTATGTTGGTTCTCCCTCTTGGTTTGCTTGCTGCAAACTGAAGAGAATTGTGCATAATACCACTTTCGCTCACAAATCGCTCATTGATATCAATGCCTAAAAAACTAATTAAGCACACACATATCAAGTGAGGATTCTACCCAAAGTGCACCACAGCAATTGGTTACATAACTAATCTACAGGTATACCATGCATTCTTCAAATTCATCCCAATATCAACATCTCCGCAATGGCACTGTAGGCCACAACATCCATTGTCATGGCGTACGTCTTCACAATTATTATCAAGGAGAACCGCATTTTAATATAATCAATAATCTCATATCCCGTAGGTGCTCTCAATAAATAATTGATCGTAGACAGGTGAGCGCACTTTACGGTGATACTTCAGCTGCTCCACGTAGGAGGCCTACATGCAATTACCCTAAATTAGCATCATAACGCGTTTCCTCTGGGATATATGCCGTCACTAATTGCTGAATTCCAAAAGCATTTTTTAATTATCTAAATCAGGACCTCTTTTCTGTTCTGGAACACGGCTATTATGGTCAATTAACGTTAATTAGTCCAAATGCTCGCGCTAATTCCTCTGGAATAATGAGCAGACTTTGAAGTGGGGCGTGGAGGGGGCACCAAACCTTTGTTCCTGGTTCACATTGTTGTTTTGGAACTGATCGTTCATGGGGTGTCATACTACTGAAAACAATATCAAGAAGGGAAATAGCATATAGGCCTATATACCCACATATCAGGATTGCAGATCATTGACAACCTTTACATGCACACCAACATGCACACCAATTCGGGATACTCAATTATTCTGTTTTTAAACATCATATCCCGTTGACAATAACCCGAAAAAAGCTTGTATCCCGTTTATGAGCAACCCGGATAAAATGCCTGTGATATGCTGATGTAGGATGGGATACTGTGCCATGTAAACATCTTTTCCCTTTCACTGTTTTTGCGTTGTGCTCAAGCTCAATTTCACATATCATGGGTGTTGTGTGATGATGGTTTCTTctgattgtcaagcaaatcacttcaaaaagtggcTACCTGTGCAGGTCCATCCACCATAATAATTACATAATTTACTACTGGCGACTTTCACCCCTAAATTAGACACGTTTATGCTTATAATTTtcgacatttggtaggccatattGTAGTTtccgacatttggtaggccatattGTAGTTtccgacatttggtaggccatattGTAGTTtccgacatttggtaggccatattGTAGTTTCCGACATTTGGTAGGCTATATTGTAGTTtccgacatttggtaggccatattGTAGTTtccgacatttggtaggccatattGTAGTTtccgacatttggtaggccatattGTAGTTtccgacatttggtaggccatattGTAGTTtccgacatttggtaggccatattGTAGTTtccgacatttggtaggccatattGTAGTTtccgacatttggtaggccatattGTAGTTtccgacatttggtaggccatttgTTTGTCAAGTGTAGTTTGTTACATGTGGCTTCTCTcctgtcataacttgttgcctTGTTGCCCAGAAGACAAAATATAgcgctcaccagaataatgtattttttttatgtaactcattgtagataagaatttgttcctaactgacttgcccaattaaataaaggttaagtaaataTGTCTCTGTTTCAGAGACAAATTTAACATTTGTTGTATATTTTCACTGCAAGAAATACATAGTCTAAATCTGCAGGAGTAAATATGACAGTAAGAtatatgtgagaggttatagataCAGGCATAGCTGGGGGAAGTAGCAGCACCCTCTGAAAAATTGTAATAAAAcaattatatacagtgccttcggaaagtattcagaccccttgactttttccacattttgttaccttacagccttattctaaaatggattaaataaaaaaattcctCAGCAATGTACAAACAATACCACAacattttttttgccaatttattactaataaaaaactgaaataccttttttggtacccttccccagatctgtgcctcgacacaatcctgtctcggacctccacggacaatttcttcaaactcatggcttggtttttgatctgacatgcactgtcaactgtgagaccttatatagacaggggtgtgccttttcaagtcatgtccaatcaattggatttaccacaggtggactccaatcaggttgtagaaacatctcaatgatgatggagtccacctgtggcaaattcaattgattgcatttaatttggaaaggcacacacgtgtctatataacatcccacagttgacagtgcatgtcagagcaaaaaccaagccatgaggtcgaaggaattgtccgtagagctccgagacaggattgtgttgaggcacagatctggggaagggtaccaaaaaaggctgcagcattgaaggtccctaagagtacagtgacctccatcattcttaaatggaagaagtttggaatcaccaagactcttccaagagctggccgcctggccaaactgagcaatcgggggagaagggccttggtcggggaggtgaccaggaacccgatggtcactctgacagagctctagagctcatctgtggagataggagcaccttccagaaggacaaccatttctgcatcactccaccaatcaggccttcatggtagagtagccagaaggaagccactcctcagtaaaatgcacataacagcccgcttggagtttgccaaaaggcagctaaagactctcagaccatgaaaaacaagattctctggtctgaagaaaccaagattgaacactttggtctgaatgccaagcacagtcaagacaacgcaggagtggcttcgggacaagtctctgaatgtacttgaggggcccagccagagcccggacttgaacctaatcgaacatctctggagagacctgaaaatcgcTGTGCAGGAactctccctatccaacctgacagagcttgagataatctgaagagaggaatgggagaaactccccaaatacagatgtgccaattttgtagcatcatacccaagaagacgcaagGCTGTAAATCGcccccaaaggtgcttcaacaaagtactgagtaaatggtctgaatacttatgtaaatgtgatgtttcagtttttttatttttaacaaatgTTCTAACTTTTAAACAAacaggtttttgctttgtcattatggggtattgtgtatagatttatgagggggaaaaaacaatttaatccattttagaataaggctgtaacgtaacaaaatgtggaaaaagtcaaggggtctgaatacattacgaatgcactgtatatatattttatttttagggGGAGGAAGAAAAAATCATCACAAAAGGGCCTTTATTAGTTCTGTATTAGCTGTCCAATATAACCTTCCGTAAGCAACAGAAGGATATATCTGCAGAAAAGGTGAGCTACAGAGTGATAAATCTGCGATAAAGGCTGGCTACATATGGCCTACAGAAAGATATATCTGCGGGAAAAGCCTGGCTACAGAAGGATATATCTGCTAAAAAATCTGCAGCACCCCCACCCGTAAACATCTTCCCGCGGCTatgcctacagtcagtgtccatatTTCAGTTattattccatttaacccatacTGAAATTAGGAAAATATTATGTTTATTCAAGGATACAGGGATACTCATGAGCGGGATACCAAAGGTGTGTGTAAACAGTTTATCCAGAGTAAGACCTTAGGCGGGATATGAGCTACTATCCGGAAAACTGTGCGCATGTAAACGTGGTAATTTAGGAGGATCCAATTGCGAAACGCTTCCCCCgctagagcgtctgctaaatgactaaaacgtaAATGTAAATGATCAACCTAATCAACCTTTCCTTTTTCCATTTTCCAAACAGTTTTAACCTGCTTTCACAATACACATCAGTGAAGTCTACAGAGTGAATAATATGTATTTTCTAAAGGTCTCTAACATCAGCCTATACACACATAATACCACATTCTTAAATTAGTGATGACGCTCCACATACATGTGATGAAGGAGAACGTCAGCTGGATGGAGAAATCTACATCATGTGTTATCCTGCCATCTAGCGGTGGTACAGCCGTCGCACATCGACAATGTTAACGCTATCCGAGTTCCTTGGGACATCCGTACCTTAaatcctaaccccaaccttaacccatacCCTTAACCACAACattaaccctgaccataacccTAACAATTTTGAATGTCAACGTCAAAGGGACAACGTCAGAGTTGGGAAGTCCCAAGGATCCTGGATAGAAAGACCCATCAACAAGCCCCCAGCTGTAGGCATACCGTCAGAACAAGTGACTGTGACACCACCAATGGCTTGAATGGTTGCATGCATTTCAGTGGGCAACGTCTCTCCGAATCAGTTCACTCCTTCAAGATGGGGTCCTTGATGCGAATAACGACATGCTACACCAAAGCCCAGACCAAGAGCCTTTGGCAACCTCTGGGGCTCCTGCTGAACTCCACGAAGGGTCATAAAATGGCAATCCTCATCCCTAATCGAATGTTAGTGTTACATTCTTGTCCTcgtagatttaaaaaataataatatcatGTTTATTTCATAAAGATTCTAATAGTTACATTTTGAGAATGTCAAGAGTCTTATGTGCGTGCGGCATGTAATTCGAACCCTGCATGTCCACACTAAAACACCTGACACACTAAACCCATCATCAAGATATCGGTTAGCTGCATTCAATTTACTACCACTTTAGCTTGGCATCCCTGACTTTCTCCTCCGATTGCCTCTGTTGGGTGAGATGTGCCCTCCAGTGTCACATGACCCTTATGACCCTCAAATGATCTCTGATGAAAGACACGAGGGTTCCCAAATAAAACACTAGAATCTTCGGAATAAGAAGCATTACTAAGATTAGAAGCTTGGGTGCAGTTGTGCAACACACGTAGGTGCAGATACTTAGGCCTGTAATTTCTCGCACAACATTTTGCAGATTTGTTTCTCCATGGAGAAACATTGCACACATGTAGTTTAAATCAGAGCACAGAAGAGCTTGAGTGTTTCTTTCCTCTTCTGAAAAACGTGAAAGAAAACAATAGAAAATGTATGAATATCCTTGTGATCGAAACATCCATTATTGTAATATTCAATGAAAGAGGATATTCTGCCAGCAATTGAATTATGGGTTTCAAACGAGTCTCATAATTAAAGTACAGAATCAAGGGTAAGATATCCAATATTTTGAGTTACAATTTACATTTGTTTGCCATTGTCAATGTTCTTATATTTTGAACTAACTTCTATTCAAAAATGGACAGTCTAGTCAAGAGGGGAAGAAGACAAGGACAGATTTATGGGGAATATCTAACCAAGCATCCTATTCAAAGAAGTCGTTCTTCTACCCAATTCTAAAAACCAATGGCAACCTCATCCTAAATGCCAGTCTTTGTCAACCTCAAAACCCGCCAGGTTCTTAAACACCATTGTGCAGTTAAACCTCATAAATTTGTCGCGGGCACTGATTAAACATCACGAGAATTGAAACACTAAGGATTTTGTCTAGGTCCCTTTTGGAAGACAGACAATGGTCCATTCAGCTGGAGACGAGCACACAAAAAGAGTGTTTAAGGAGAGATGTATCGCGCGGAGGGGTTCGGCCAGTCCCCTCCATATGTGAGGCAAGGTGGCCCGATCGCCAGTGACAATAGACCTGGCGACAGGGACGATGCGCTACTGGGGCGGAGGACGAGAAAACAACATCATGGGGTCGTGAAAGTGTGGAAAAAGAACCCATGTTACCACAGAATAACGCATATTCCAGTCAACCCCTCAGATATATTTAACTTCCATCAATGGAATAAGAAAACAGGGAGGGAGAATGAAGTGAAGTGTTTTACCCCTCACAAGGGTTCGGGACCTTTGACTACATACATATATGGATTCTAGAATCAAGAAATTGAAATCTGATATTTCAGTGTAATGGTCCAATCCTAAAAGCATGAGATTTCTCCTcctaaaattatattttttatggAGCAATGAAATTGTGCATCTAATTCCCAATGAGAAGGACCAATTAAAGTGACCATCATAATTTCATATTTATGTGAATGTCTACCAACCAATCACCAATTATGAAATAAAAGTGCAATACCCTGAAAAAGTCTACTATACAAGTTGTTCATATTATTACTGACATGTTCTTCCTTAAATAGGCCCGTCGCCATTCAGTCTAGACCTTCTTCGGTTAAATTGTCTATTATTTTCTAATAACTTACATATAACATTGCAAAAACGGTTTGCAAACTTCGTTATAAACTATTTTTGCATAGTTATGGATGTGATCAATTTATGCTTCACGTTGCTTGCACGTTTGTAGGCTGGACCAAAACAACTTTCAGTTTTAGCGTTTATTTCGAGTCATATGGCACTTTCGCTTTCTCTTGAAACAAGAGGAAGATAAGCTAAATAGTCGCATGTTTACCAGGTATCGTAATGCTCAGTGACGTCCAGTCTTTAGACAGTGATTATGTTTGCTCAGCTTTAGGGTTTCGGGACTTTTTACATGATAAAAGCTCACATTTCTTGGTGTTTGTTTCTTATTCCTATAGGTACCTCTAAGATAAGACTTTCTCCTATTTTTactaaaataattttaaaaagcatGCACTGGTAAGATGCAACTATGTTTTAGCTATAATCCTAAATAGTGACAGGCCTATATCTATCCTATCGGATGGTGTACCTCTCATACCCCAAATAGTTTTATTGGAATACATTTCATTGCATGATGACATTAAAAATACTTGACAAAttgtgcaaaaatgtataaaataaactaTTTATTCGTAATTctataaaaacacaaaacatgttATCAAACAACACAACGATTTTGTTCAATAACATTTTCAGACAATGAAAAACTGAATATTTAAATCAATTAAATCCTTTACTTTCCTAGTACATTTGATAAATATCATTGTGTAGATTTGAAATTCATACAAATAAATGAACATTGAAAATACTGATAAAATATAGGCTACACACAAATCACACACCACATTATCGAATTGGGGGGTCGAATCTAGGAGTAGAATGTCCATAGGCCTACCATCAGATTACAATAAACTAATAACGACTTTAATCTTTCGAGAATATCATTCAATTAatttaataaaataccaaaaacaAAATATGTGCAAAATACTTATCATAAAAAAATATTACTGTACTTATTAGTACACTTTTAAGTACCTCGAAAAATAAGAGAATTCAGAAAACATTTAAAGTGGTTGTAAGTGTTCCTCTACTTAATATTTTATAGTCACGTAAAAGCACTGAATTGAGCTGAGTCGTTCAGAAAGTCTCTCCAAGCAAAGGTGTGTCTGGATGCTGCCGGGCTGGCCAAGTGCTGGTATTGTTGAGGTAGAGCGAATGGCGACGGATGCTGGAAAGACTGGTACCCAAAACTGAAGGGTGTACCCGGGAATGTGGTCGGTCCAAGACAGCCTCCTTTCTCCGTGTCAATGAAACAGGTCTGATACGGCTTGCCATCCCGAACTAGGATGGGTACCACTACTCTGCGCAACATAGACGGTTGGTTTATGTCTTGTGACGTTCCCTCCGCTCGTGACCTCTTCATTTTGTACCGGTGGTTCTGGAACCAGATCTTAATCTGCGTCGGCGTCAGGCGGAGAATATGGGCAATCTGCTCGCGCTCTGGTGCTGACAGATAGCGCTGCTGACGGAAACGCCTCTCGAGCTCGAAGGTCTGGGCCTTGGAGAAGAGCACGCGGCACTTCTTCTTCTCGGCCTCTGAGTCCGGAGAAGACTCATCTGACTTGGTTGAGTCTGGGGCAGTCTCCAGGCTGCTCTCATCTGAAACTGAGGAATTACAAATGATGTTACTACACTGATCAAGAAACCATATAAACAACTCACGATATACAATATCACCAGAAATATCAGAATATAGAGATGTTTAAATAATAGAAGGCTTTAATAGACTACACGTCTCCTTATAAAATGTATCCAATAGTTACACAAGTCTTAATTAACTGTATACCTATTTGGATTTCATAAAACAGCTATGTTGGAAATCGCAGTAATGGATTATATGAAATTGTGTCAATTTGGGCAAGACCcatatttacatttttacatttagcaAAAGCTCTTAATCCACAGCGAGTTACAGttggtgcattcatcttaagatagctaggtgggacaaccacatatcacagtcatattaAGTACATTTTTCTTCAATAAAATAGCTATCaacaaagtcagagctagtatgtgttatgtgtttaTTTGGATCATATGAAGTGGTTATCTGTTTCTATGCTCACGTATCAACCAATGGGACTTACAGAGACAAGGGGTCCGGTCGCTGTCCATCCAGGAGGAGTAAGGGGAGCTGGAGCAGGAGTTACCGGGGGAGGGCTGCACTGTCTCTGCGTCATTTTCAGGCAAATCCAGGATGCTCCTCACGGAAAAACTGAACTTTGCACCACCAGCCATTGCTTCCGGAAAAAAACGGAATCCTTGTGCGTGAAAACTATCCAAAGGAGAGAGACCGTTGATATAGGAGTAAAAGCGACGCATCAAAAAATGTCTAAGTGTGCGCTGTCAGAGTCACAGACGACCTAGAataccctgtctgtgtgtggacACGAGGTAGTGCAGTGTTTGTATAAACAGTACTTTGCCCGCTTATATATCCTCCTCCAGGATGCTAAGTACCTGAATGATTCGAGTGCTGTTATCCAATGATGGTAGGTGTGAACCCGCACAGAAGAATAACACCGTTTCCTCAACAATGGCGGAAGGAAACGCTCGTCATCATTACAAATTCGTCCCGTATCGTTAAAAGTGGTGACCAGATAATGGTGATTGTTGCAGCTGAATCACATCTTGGGTGGCAAGTGACAACAGAGCCCAGCCCCGTCACTCCCCCCGGTCGAAATAACATGTCCAATATTTGCATACAAAGTGAGCAATTAGTGTGAGATGTCCGTGAGTTGGTTTAACTCATTTATTTATGGATGTGCAGCCCGTAGTCATTACAGGTATATTGAAAAGACTTGAACAATCATGTTGTAAATAATGTCCCTGAGATAAAAATACAAGACAATAAAAATCCTCTAAAGGACATTTTGTTTGGATTGTCTTCATCTTCAAATAATGCAATATTAGGTTATTTTTCTTTAACTTGCGCTTATTTCGCTATCAATCTCATTCTATTTTCCCGAGGAAAAGACGTTTTTCTGTATAGGGTACACATAGAGCACCACTCTAAAATGGAGAGATGACAATTACCAATTTCTAATGAGAAGACAGAATCGTATTATGGCTATTTATTTTGTGACAGACGTGAATTCTAAGAGGCTAGCCATAAGGACAGTGTGAAATAAATTGAAACAAATATGTTAGTATTTTAGTATTAGTGTTATTTTAGAGATGACACTTGAATCAAAGGAGTGCTTTTGATTCCAAGATATGGCACGCCCTTCTTGGATGGGTCAAACGCTATATCGCTAAGGCGGAACAGGTGTCCTTCACCCCCAGTCAAAACACATGTTTTATAAAGGGATATAAATAGGAAGTAAAGAGGCAGCTGATAAAGGTGATTAAAAATCACCAGAAGACGCATTCATATTCTGGGGCACCTGTAAGGAGTACTGTAAGGGGAAGATGAGGCATAAACATAAACGTTTGCTTTATTCCCGTTCGTTTTTGGAGTGTGTGTTAGTTAAACTGTACTTCAGACTGAAGAGAGGTCTAATATTGGCTCTTGTCCCACACTTCAGATATACTTGCACAGGCAAGTCAGTGGAGTTCCATCAAGTTCCCATGCCAGCCCCTCTCATCTCTGCTCTGCTCCGCGCACC contains:
- the LOC112235991 gene encoding homeobox protein Nkx-2.8-like, with translation MRRFYSYINGLSPLDSFHAQGFRFFPEAMAGGAKFSFSVRSILDLPENDAETVQPSPGNSCSSSPYSSWMDSDRTPCLFSDESSLETAPDSTKSDESSPDSEAEKKKCRVLFSKAQTFELERRFRQQRYLSAPEREQIAHILRLTPTQIKIWFQNHRYKMKRSRAEGTSQDINQPSMLRRVVVPILVRDGKPYQTCFIDTEKGGCLGPTTFPGTPFSFGYQSFQHPSPFALPQQYQHLASPAASRHTFAWRDFLNDSAQFSAFT